GTTCACACGTCGTCGGAAGATGCGCCTGACGCGCGCCGCGCTGGAGACAGTAGCGATCGTTGCTTACAAACAACCGGTGACCAAAACGGAACTGGAACATATTCGCGGCGTCGCCTCCGATGGCGTTCTGCAGAATATGATGGAAAAGAATATGATCACGATCGTCGGGCGCGCCAGCACAGTCGGGAAACCGCTGCAGTACGGGACGACCGATGAATTCCTGAAGTTTTTCGGATTGTCCGGACTCGATGCGTTACCGAAGATGTCGGAGATCGAAGAACTTCTCGCGGCGGCCCAGGCCCAGGAACAGACCGAACTGGAATTAACCGATGAGACCGCCGCGGCGATCGAGGCAAAACTGAATGTCGCCGATGGAACATATGATCCCTCGCAACACGCGGATGATCGTCCGGTAGATGCCGGTTTGCTGACCGAGACAGTCCGCGAGGTCGCAGGACGACGTTTTGCGATCGGTGAAGATCCCCAGGGCGAGTCATCGTTCCAGTCCGATCTGGAAGAAGCGGTCGACCAGCCAGTTTCCGCGGGCGATCCCGAGCCGAGTGACCGGACCGAGTAGTCCT
This genomic interval from bacterium contains the following:
- the scpB gene encoding SMC-Scp complex subunit ScpB, producing MSDSSQLASIVEALVLASPEPLPAKRISQLLESATPSKITEAVATLNNRYMETGSSFRIREIAGGYQFHILPDFIGYVEELFTRRRKMRLTRAALETVAIVAYKQPVTKTELEHIRGVASDGVLQNMMEKNMITIVGRASTVGKPLQYGTTDEFLKFFGLSGLDALPKMSEIEELLAAAQAQEQTELELTDETAAAIEAKLNVADGTYDPSQHADDRPVDAGLLTETVREVAGRRFAIGEDPQGESSFQSDLEEAVDQPVSAGDPEPSDRTE